The proteins below come from a single Prochlorococcus marinus CUG1415 genomic window:
- a CDS encoding AAA family ATPase has product MTKSTRDIEKFQYDHIFNLISSIFKFNEKKYGNFVKDTIRILLEFEKNGETIIDVDNSLIIFEILEDGWPNIHLDVLKNIGLIGSLNSPFVLVDRKLSLSKWSTKIERVINSFLKKIDNDILMNSIIYKDENKIDQIKNIFKYSNLVFLQGGPGTGKTTLIINLILELLQIDNFLNIGLSAPTGKATARLKESLNNKKNISFSKFLDQIEFQTLHRWILNSQNKSLKLKFKLKELDIFIIDEMSMVNIDLIESVLILLAKDCKIILVGDKNQLSPVNNCSIWNYLFEYCENSSIKSCVVNLNKTYRNIGDVALISSLIFNNDSSLLNQKINELEKDNKSKEVTITKSRDKDIPKNLFFSIISYLNKLNLSTSNLSKKKYIFDEGIHNLLLNEKDLVNKIFLDLQSHLILCEKNSGIWSVEYLNEIVFGQKKPYDLKTLNEGVPIMCTKNNNQLGLSNGDIGVLIGLKNERKYLFRKFNDNNEEIVALIDPSNLENVVPAIAITIHKSQGSESEKVSILWSQKYRRNQYKMELKKEDENIFCRDNFERRLLYTAVTRAKNFLDIYYLN; this is encoded by the coding sequence ATGACTAAATCAACTAGGGATATTGAAAAATTCCAATATGATCATATATTTAATTTAATCTCAAGTATTTTCAAATTCAATGAAAAAAAATATGGTAATTTCGTAAAAGATACAATAAGGATTTTATTAGAGTTTGAAAAAAACGGTGAAACTATTATTGATGTAGATAATAGTTTAATAATCTTTGAAATATTAGAAGATGGCTGGCCCAATATACATCTAGATGTTCTAAAAAATATAGGCTTGATAGGCTCTCTTAATTCACCATTTGTATTAGTAGATAGAAAATTATCCCTTTCAAAATGGTCAACAAAGATAGAAAGGGTTATTAATTCATTTTTAAAAAAAATAGATAACGATATTTTAATGAATTCGATAATTTATAAAGATGAAAATAAAATTGATCAAATTAAGAATATATTTAAATATTCAAACTTAGTTTTCCTTCAAGGAGGACCAGGCACAGGTAAAACAACTTTAATAATAAATTTAATACTAGAACTCCTTCAAATTGATAACTTTTTAAATATTGGTTTATCAGCTCCAACGGGTAAAGCTACAGCTCGTCTAAAAGAATCTCTTAATAATAAAAAAAATATTTCCTTTAGTAAATTTCTAGATCAAATAGAATTTCAAACTTTACATAGATGGATTTTAAATTCGCAAAATAAATCTCTTAAGTTGAAATTTAAACTAAAAGAACTTGATATTTTCATAATTGATGAAATGTCAATGGTTAATATTGATTTGATTGAATCAGTTTTAATTTTACTAGCAAAGGACTGTAAAATTATTTTAGTTGGAGATAAAAATCAATTGTCCCCAGTAAATAACTGTTCTATCTGGAATTATTTGTTTGAATATTGTGAAAATAGTTCAATTAAATCTTGTGTAGTAAATTTAAATAAAACTTATAGAAATATTGGAGATGTAGCATTAATTAGTAGTTTGATATTTAATAATGATTCTTCTTTACTTAATCAAAAGATAAATGAATTAGAAAAAGATAATAAATCAAAAGAAGTTACTATTACAAAAAGTAGAGATAAAGATATTCCAAAAAATCTATTTTTTTCAATTATAAGTTATCTAAATAAGTTAAATCTTTCAACTTCAAATTTAAGTAAAAAAAAATATATATTTGATGAGGGCATTCATAATTTATTGCTTAATGAAAAAGATTTAGTAAATAAGATATTTCTGGATTTGCAAAGTCACTTGATTTTATGTGAAAAAAATTCTGGTATATGGAGTGTTGAATATTTGAATGAAATTGTTTTTGGTCAAAAAAAACCTTATGACCTCAAAACTCTTAACGAGGGTGTTCCGATCATGTGCACAAAAAATAATAATCAACTTGGATTGTCAAATGGAGATATCGGCGTACTTATAGGTTTAAAAAATGAAAGAAAATATCTTTTTAGGAAATTTAATGATAATAACGAAGAAATTGTTGCATTAATTGATCCATCTAATTTAGAAAATGTTGTGCCAGCAATAGCCATTACTATTCATAAATCTCAAGGAAGTGAATCTGAGAAAGTAAGCATTTTGTGGTCCCAAAAATATAGAAGAAATCAATATAAGATGGAATTGAAAAAAGAAGATGAAAATATCTTTTGCAGAGATAATTTTGAAAGGAGGTTACTTTATACTGCTGTTACAAGAGCGAAAAATTTTCTAGATATATATTATTTAAATTAA